From the Paenibacillus sp. MMS20-IR301 genome, the window CAGGGGATTGATCCGATTCTGCCGATTATTGAAGCCCAGGGGGAGGAGCAGTTCCTGATCGACAAGATTGCCCTGCTGGATAAAAATAAAATCAAGCTCGTGCTCTCCCCGGATGAGAGCCGGCTGTTCAATCTGCTCTCCCGCCCTAATCTGCGGACGAACTTTCCCGCACATATCGGTGACGGAATGTACCAGTACTACACAGAGAGCAGTTCTTCAAGCTATAAGATTGTTACTCCGCAGGAAGAAGAGCCTTACATCCGCTATACGATTAAGATCAGTGCAATTCTTGAGGAGAACAGTACCGAGGAAATGGTCACTCACGCTCTGCTGAAGAAAATTGAACACGATGGGGAAGACGAGCTGAACAAGGCGGTTACGGCGCTGCTGGTCAAAATTCAGAACAGCGGAATGGACCCCATGGGCTGGGGGCTGCATTACGGGTCCAGACACTGGAACAATGACACTGAGATGGCGGAATGGGAAACGATCTATCCCCGGCTGAAATTTCAGGTGAAAGCGAAGGTGAATATCAAGTATTCGGGAATGATCAAATAGAAGCTGATCCGGATTGACGGTGCTGGCATCAAGATTTATACTTGATCTAAAAACAAGTTAGAGGATGATGAAGATGAGAACCCTGAACCTGACTTCTCAGCGTCAAGCCGTGTATGATATCGTCCGTAATTCCCATGACCACCCTACTGCCGCTGAAGTGATGAACCGGCTTGTAGAGCAGGGGCATAACCTCGCTTACGGGACTGTATATAATTCCCTGCGTTATCTGTCGGATAAGCAGATGATCCGGGAGCTGAAGCTTGGAGAGGCGGCAAGCAGATATGACGCCCGTCTGGACGATCACCAGCATATTATTTGTGAAGTATGCGGCGCAGTGGATGAGGTGATGAGCC encodes:
- a CDS encoding Ger(x)C family spore germination protein; this encodes MRRRQRLWSALLVLLVSLALTGCNFKDIDRRIFVVAIGIDPGKEQGTFKVSLKLAIPQGDVTKIDEKMQILTEESESISEALRRMKSKVEKELDYVHCKTLILGEQVAARDIRHVVDWAVRRRDIQLILNFAVGKPEALDVLKVKPPSERIPSNSLILAMSGQGTESPFISSVYSYQLMRSIYEQGIDPILPIIEAQGEEQFLIDKIALLDKNKIKLVLSPDESRLFNLLSRPNLRTNFPAHIGDGMYQYYTESSSSSYKIVTPQEEEPYIRYTIKISAILEENSTEEMVTHALLKKIEHDGEDELNKAVTALLVKIQNSGMDPMGWGLHYGSRHWNNDTEMAEWETIYPRLKFQVKAKVNIKYSGMIK
- a CDS encoding transcriptional repressor, whose protein sequence is MRTLNLTSQRQAVYDIVRNSHDHPTAAEVMNRLVEQGHNLAYGTVYNSLRYLSDKQMIRELKLGEAASRYDARLDDHQHIICEVCGAVDEVMSQVPQEWIDTVAEDTGYSITHTHVVFGGVCPACRTKAKH